In Littorina saxatilis isolate snail1 unplaced genomic scaffold, US_GU_Lsax_2.0 scaffold_1221, whole genome shotgun sequence, the genomic window gaacTGAGATGGCTGgcgtgtttttacacccccggtataggggtgtgtataggtttcactcgatgtgtttgtttgtgtgtttgtgtgtttgtttgtgtgtctgttggttttttgtgtgtttgtgtgtttgtgttcgcaagtagatctcaagaatgaacggaccgatcgtcaccaaacttggtgaacaggttctatacattcctgagacggtccttacaaaaattgggaccagtcaaacacacggttagggagttattggtggattaagattctacaaggacttatagagggacatattaatggtcaaagggaaataaccttctcagttggtggcagtgagaatggtaaggacgggggtgtttttcctacctcggatgaatttcttgttattattattattatttgagtTTGTCGTCCCTCTATTCATTACAGACAGTAAGCATTATATGAACGGTTGACACGGTTTGCTCCCGCTGGTACGTCTGTCTCACCAGTGCGCTAACTTCACTCTAagattaactcattgtctcccagctactgatatatccgtacccactcatatggctctatctgaccgggtacggatatatccgctcagagtcagactgttagcttccgTCGCTTCcggtaacgtcgatctaacgcctgcattccagcgtgttgatacacagttactcgtcgcgatataaccttcgtggttgaaaacgacgttaaacaccaaataaagaaagaaagaatacacagttactacacagttactaccacaattctgagtgacctgctgcagcacagctggtctcggctaaaaaaaaaaactggtcAACATagctggggtagaaagtgtttatGCACTTGAACAAGTTCCTTTGAACCCGCTTCCTGGCTTCCCTGAATTAGAAAAGCGTCGTGAGTGTTGCAGTTTTGAAACAAACAGAACATCTTGGTCAAGATTGAGTCATAGTTCCCAGCTTTGTGATATTCTTAAGTACTGTTCGCTCTTTGCAACTCTCTGTCTATGTTCCTTTGTCTCTTCCCCCGtgtatctttctgtctgtctgttgctgtctctgtctctctctttgtctctgtctgtctgtctgtgtctatctctctctgtctctcttttactacccctctctctctctctctctctctctctctctctctctctctctctctctctctctctctctctctctctctctctctctccctctctctctctctctcatcctatctcagtctctgtttctgtctgtctgtttgcctgtctgtatgcctgtctgtttgtctgtctgtctgtctgtctgtctgcctgtctgtctgtctgtcagtatttctgtctgtctgtctgtctgtcagtatttctgtccgtctgtatttctgtctatctgtctgtctgtctgtctgcctgccctCTCTCTGCCAGTCTGTGTGTCATTCGGTcgctgtttctgtctctctgtttctgtctccgtctctctctctctctctctctctctctctctctctcctctctctctctctctctctctctctccgtctctctctcacccccccacacacacacacacacacacacccccccacccacacacacacacacacacacacacacacacacatacacacacatcgaGAAAATATGAAgattacttttgtgtgtgtccaaTGTGAAGGGAGACCTCATAACATGTCAAAGTCTATTTTTTAATATTGGATAACAAACACCTTCTCTATAGATACAAACCTGTTTTGTATTTGGATGTAAACGTTTTCGTTTCAGGAGTCACGCGACACTGTGTCACCATAGCAACGGATTACTGACATTGGATGTGCAGCATGAATGCGAATCGGAGGAACAGCTGCATCCCTTGGCAGAGCCACACACCTTCGCTGTAGGTTGGGGGGATGGAAAAGGGAGTGGCAGGGAGTGGGGGGTAGGAGGGGgagggtgttgtgtgtgtgtgtgtgtgtgtgtgtgtgtgtgtgtgtgtgtgtgtgtgtgtgtacgtgtgtgtgtggatatatatatatgtgtgtgtgtgtgtgtgtgtgtgtgttcgtgtgtgtgtagtcagtgtgtgtatatatatatatatatatatatgtatgtgtgtgtgtgtttgcgcgcgcgcgcgtgtgtgtgtgtgtgtgtgtgcgcgcgcgtgtatgtgtgtgtgtgcgtgtgttgctGTTGAAAGTATAATGAGACATAAACCGTGTACGGGCTAGCCGAATAGTTATTGCtatttgatgtttgtgtgtgtgatataggcacaatgatgtttgtgtgtgtgatatagacgcaatgatgtttgtgtgtgtgatataggcacaatgatgtgtgtgtgtgatataggcacaatgatgtgtgtgtgtgatatagacgcaatgatgtgtgtgtgtgatatagacgcaatgatgtttgtgtgtgtgatataggcacaatgatgtgtgtgtgtgatataggcacaatgatgtgtgtgtgtgatatagacgcaatgatgtgtgtgtgtgatatagacgcaatgatgtttgtgtgtgtgatataggcacaatgatgtgtgtgtgtgatataggcacaatgatgtgtgtgtgtgatatagacgcaatgatttgtgtgtgtgatatagacgcaatgatgtttgtgtgtgtgatataggcacaatgatgtgtgtgtgtgatataggcacaatgatgtgtgtgtgtgatatagacgcaatgatgtgtgtgtgtgatatagacgcaatgatgtttgtgtgtgtgatataggcacaatgatgtgtgtgtgtgatataggcacaatgatgtgtgtgtgtgatatagacgcaatgatttgtgtgtgtgatatagaCGCAATGATGTTCAAGCCCATGTTTTGTTTCAGTATGTTCGCACACTAGACAGTCAGGTTGAAAGTCGTCTCGGAGACATGTGTGAAAAGTCGGTCAGGTGAGGCACTATATTGTGGTTGCACAACAGtgacacgcgcacgcacgcacgtacgcacaggctcggcacacacgcacacacgcaaacacaataACGCACCGGcacaagcatgcacgcacaggcacagacagacacacacacacacgcagagacaAACGCATTCACGCTACAGGCAGAGAGacttcttacacaaacacacacgttcGCACGCTCAACCACACAGCCAtacaggcagacggacagacagacagacagacagacagacagaatctcacacacacgaacatctTCACATTTTGCTCTTGTAAACAACAAAATAAGCCTGAAACAATACTCGATTTAACGCTCGGGCATGTCCAATATACACGTAAAACAGCTGTTAGCGAATCCAGGTGAGTTTTGATGTTAGACAATTGCACTTTCCACTCTTCAGACTTTCAGTCATGGAACATGGTCTGAAGAAGACACGAAGAAAGCTCTGGCAGCAACGAAAGAGAGTCGGATTGGAttacatttctgtaaaaagGTGTTCGGTTAATTTGAACTTTGCCCTGTTCAATATATACCCGGCTAGTCGGCAAATTTGAACTTTTCTCACATTTTAAGAAACCAGTCGGTGTGTTGACAAAATACGATCCTGTATTTCACTTGCATACGTGTAGGTCTAAAGCCAGTCTTGAAAGATAACCTCGCCGCCTTTGCTTACCGACTTCTGGTGGCTAGCTACAGCGTCTTGCTCTTAGGGTGTCCACATTACCCCCCTTTACCCTATATTTCTTGAAACACTAATTCTCTGTTCTTTTTGATATGTTTCAGTATCTTTGTTCCCATTCGACGGCCGTGTCGTCTGCCAAGAAACTACGCAGCGCTGGCAGACGAGCGCTTGGTGGAGACAGACTATACGCATGCGGTGTGTGACGTCATGTCCCCGTTTCAGCGCGTCAGCATCATGCAGTCACGTCAGTTTGGCCGCGTGCTGTTGTTAGACGATGACGTCAGTAAGTGATTGATATTCATATACTTGTAGGGAAAGGGCTTCTAATGATAATAATATTGACCGCTTTGTGTTTCATGCAGATTATAGCTTGTGTTCTTGCgaagttttttttcattttgtgattggtAGTTGTTCTCTGTTTGGTTAACCATTAATTAGAGCGAAaaagctttgatagacattcagacAAAATTGCGTGTGTACGTCTATGtcaaaaattaaaatattaatcAACTAAAGCACAAACGCTGTTGCGCTATagtggcttgtcaatttcactccGTTTTTATCGTGCGGGGGACTGACGATCTTGGtgagataaaaaaaagataaaatgcAGTGTggtcagttttattctgtgagttcgacagattgactaaatgtagtaatttcgctttacgcgacttgctttcttcttcttgagaCAAACTATGTGTGGTATttcatttcttgttctgtttgtttttctgtacaGTGTTCGGGGAGAGTGACGAAATTTACGTCACCACAGTCCTGGGCCTTGACAGGGGAAATAACTTTGACGGTGCCAACGTTCTTATCCtggggggaggggatggggggatTCTCTACACGCTTACCTCCCTTCCCAAACCACCACGCCACGTGCTCATGGCAGAAGTATCCTTTTCAGAAGtgactgtgtttttttttggtgtttttttttcacttttacaTTCAATCCCTTCCGGTCTCTGTTTCAGTACgcctggttgtctgtctgttcctgtctgcatCTGTTGTGTATTGAGTTGGTTGCTTCTTTTAAAATGCCATTTTCTAACCCCCGAAAAGTCACTTAAAAAATGAATGTCATTCCTGCTTCCCCCTTACTTCTCTGCGTTATACACTTTTAGTCATTCAATACTTTTTTAGAAAGTGTTTTTTCCACGCGTGTGTTCCGATATGATTATAAGTAAAACAAATAGCAACAGCTGTCTAAGCAGCTGTGTATTagttcagttggtagagcacggGACTTGTGGTCCACGGGTCACGGGTCAAGGGTCACGGGTCACGGGTCACGGGTTCCAGTccgggccaggacggacacgtgtcaactttatgtgcagactccgagacggtatccatgttccacccccgtgtcatcataGTGACATAGTGACACGTAAAGGACCATGGTTATTCTGccgtaagtgcaggtggctgataacTCATAAACACGCACAAACCTGGGGAGCGCGACTATGTTgcagctagctttccactgggaggaagcgaccccaaTTTACCAGCGATGTAATAAAGTAATGACATAGAAATGAAAATGCTGACGCAGGCGGCCGGGCTTTTAGCGTGAAGGGAAGAGAACGCGTGAAGCAAAACTGatgtgtgaccttgaccttgcgaCCAGATAGACGACGAGGTGATGAAGGCATGCCGGAAGTACATGAGATCCATATGCGGCCATGTCATGGACAAATACAAGACGGAATCCTACGAGGTAAGCCTTCACCTTTTGCTCCCTTTCACACCTTTTGACTGGTTGTAAGATCGATGGGTGTCATGTGATTATATCTTAAAGGAACGGCCATTCTCGGGgcgggatgtagctcagtcgttAGCGGCGTTAGCTTCAAAACTAGTGGTAATTATGTAAtaatacctgctattcagacttggtcgtgtgacagacgttttcttccacacgagattacgttgattgtctaacgaagccgtcaggcttaTCGCGTATGAAAAGAGTAATGTCGGGCGAGATGTCGTTTGCAGTATTCTCTGTGTTGTCGAATTGTTGAAGAGAGGAAACGATAAAAGCTGGAGAAATGAAAGCTACTTTTGGGCTGTTGGGGTGATGATTGCGAGTTTGACTCCAttcttgccatgctccaaagcgtgtaacatacaatcttgcacacgtttgctttagtagtggcaaagaaggaaagcgtgtgacattgttATATATCGCACGTCCTATGGTTGACAGATTCAAGTGCGAGACTGTGTGGAGGTGCTGAAGGAGAGTTTAGACAATGACGTCAAGTATGACTACGTCATCAACGACCTGACCGAGTTTTCCGTGGAAAAGGGAAAATACGGTAAGAGGAATTGCCCACGCAATTTAAAGATGGTACGTTTTCGCGGAAATCAGCGAAAATAAAATAGCATGTCTAAAATGTTGATGTTGTAATAACTAAAGTAGAACAACGGTAATACTGGCACGGGGAGAAGGCAGGCAAATAGTGTTGGTTTCATTATTCTCCACAGCTGgctaccattttgtgacatgcatttgcagtcctttaaatgattaTAACGTATATAAAGTGGCTAATATAATGTATTATCTTTCCTTTTTCATTACCACTCCAGTaagataatgatacagacattcAACAAAAAA contains:
- the LOC138954532 gene encoding spermine synthase-like, with amino-acid sequence MGTNTVMLAYQLRAGVRREDVSPIVPDLLSLVMNDVTVVYPSNGLKATDGLVAAVGNSGKSHATLCHHSNGLLTLDVQHECESEEQLHPLAEPHTFAYVRTLDSQVESRLGDMCEKSVSIFVPIRRPCRLPRNYAALADERLVETDYTHAVCDVMSPFQRVSIMQSRQFGRVLLLDDDVMFGESDEIYVTTVLGLDRGNNFDGANVLILGGGDGGILYTLTSLPKPPRHVLMAEIDDEVMKACRKYMRSICGHVMDKYKTESYEIQVRDCVEVLKESLDNDVKYDYVINDLTEFSVEKGKYGFTYDFKTNNVLMELSFKCLKDGGKYLARGNSTSAVPYVEKIEKEFRDFGVPFQRFDKHVPSFRELYCFFEAHKANTNGFHNNQ